A region from the Clostridium beijerinckii genome encodes:
- a CDS encoding beta-galactosidase, with translation MRKVININNGWKFIKQDEVKAMDKAFNDEKWESVNIPHTWNAIDGANGFDFYKGACWYRKEFVIDNLAQENKVFIEFTGSNSITDVYVNGKHMGQHRGGYSTFRFDITDVIEFGTNNTLAVKVDNTVVDDVYPQMADFTFYGGIYRDVNLVVSNNIHFDLMDYGSQGVYVIQEEVSNEKASLIIKSKLVNDNEEDKKVRLWVDIIDAEGKIITYATSEVKLAKGENKIIEMPVEIENPILWNGRKNAYMYEAKVSMTSFNDTVDELSIPFGVRYFEVDAEKGFFLNGEHLPLHGVSRHQDRKDMGWAITPKEHKEDIELIKEVGATSIRLAHYQHNQCFYDLCDTEGMVVWAEIPFISVMSKTELEGINAKQQMVELIRQNYNHPSIMFWGIQNEIQISGERPELRKLVNELNELTKKEDPTRLTTMANVMFVEDDDPYNYVTDILGYNKYYGWYQGKTEDFAGWLDKFHETNPNVKLGISEYGAEGILQYHNNDPKVKDYSEEYHALYHETVWKIFEKRPYLWSTYVWNMFDFGANIRDEGGVKGRNNKGLVTYDRKIKKDAFYMYKAHWSDEKFVHITSKRFVDRVDNEITVKVYSNCNKVTLYANGYEVSTQAGNSKIFIFENVALHDGLNEIKVVSNQDGILLEDVARFNKVSEANPSYIAPEAETGGVVANWFDMPELDLESVKIEELEITDDVYSTRCSLKDILENEEGKAVLTKYLGDFAENPGIGMALGMKIDVLATMAEDVFNEKMLYTLNKELTKIKKS, from the coding sequence ATGAGAAAAGTTATTAACATTAACAATGGTTGGAAATTTATTAAACAAGATGAAGTAAAAGCAATGGATAAAGCTTTTAATGATGAAAAATGGGAAAGTGTTAATATACCTCATACTTGGAATGCTATTGATGGAGCAAATGGATTTGATTTTTATAAAGGCGCATGTTGGTATAGAAAAGAGTTTGTTATAGATAACTTAGCACAAGAAAATAAAGTATTTATTGAATTCACCGGATCTAATAGTATTACTGATGTCTATGTAAATGGTAAACATATGGGACAACATAGAGGTGGATATTCAACATTTAGATTTGATATAACTGATGTTATTGAGTTTGGAACTAATAATACATTAGCTGTAAAGGTTGACAATACAGTTGTTGATGATGTTTATCCTCAAATGGCGGACTTTACATTCTACGGTGGAATATATCGTGATGTAAATCTTGTTGTTTCAAATAATATTCACTTTGATTTAATGGATTATGGTTCACAAGGTGTTTATGTAATTCAAGAAGAAGTAAGCAACGAAAAGGCTTCATTAATAATTAAATCTAAGTTAGTTAATGATAATGAAGAAGATAAGAAAGTAAGACTTTGGGTAGATATAATAGATGCAGAGGGTAAAATCATAACTTATGCTACAAGTGAAGTGAAGCTCGCTAAAGGCGAAAATAAAATTATAGAAATGCCAGTTGAAATAGAAAACCCAATATTATGGAATGGTAGAAAGAATGCTTATATGTATGAAGCAAAAGTATCTATGACTAGCTTTAATGATACTGTGGATGAACTTTCAATTCCTTTTGGCGTAAGATACTTCGAAGTTGATGCTGAAAAAGGATTCTTCTTAAATGGTGAACATCTTCCATTGCATGGTGTTTCAAGACATCAAGACAGAAAAGATATGGGGTGGGCAATTACTCCTAAAGAACATAAAGAAGATATAGAATTAATTAAAGAGGTAGGAGCAACTTCTATAAGACTCGCTCATTATCAACATAATCAATGTTTCTATGATTTATGTGATACAGAAGGAATGGTCGTATGGGCTGAAATACCATTTATATCTGTCATGTCAAAAACAGAATTAGAAGGTATTAATGCAAAACAACAAATGGTTGAATTAATTAGACAAAACTATAACCATCCATCAATTATGTTTTGGGGAATTCAAAATGAAATACAAATTAGTGGAGAAAGACCAGAACTTAGAAAGCTTGTTAATGAATTAAATGAATTAACTAAGAAAGAAGATCCTACTAGATTAACTACAATGGCAAATGTTATGTTTGTAGAAGATGATGATCCATATAATTATGTAACTGATATACTTGGATATAATAAGTATTATGGTTGGTATCAAGGTAAAACTGAAGATTTTGCAGGATGGCTTGATAAATTCCATGAAACTAATCCTAATGTTAAATTAGGTATATCTGAATATGGTGCAGAAGGTATTCTTCAATATCATAATAATGATCCAAAAGTAAAAGATTATAGTGAAGAATATCATGCATTATATCATGAAACAGTTTGGAAAATATTTGAGAAACGTCCTTACCTTTGGTCAACATATGTATGGAATATGTTTGACTTTGGTGCAAATATCAGAGATGAAGGTGGAGTAAAGGGAAGAAATAACAAAGGTCTAGTAACTTATGATAGAAAGATTAAAAAGGATGCTTTCTATATGTATAAAGCACATTGGAGTGATGAAAAATTTGTGCACATCACAAGCAAAAGATTTGTAGATAGAGTAGATAATGAAATTACTGTTAAAGTTTATTCTAACTGTAATAAAGTGACTCTTTATGCAAATGGATATGAAGTATCTACACAGGCAGGTAATAGTAAAATCTTTATTTTTGAAAATGTTGCTCTACATGATGGGTTAAATGAAATTAAGGTTGTTTCTAATCAAGATGGTATTTTATTAGAAGATGTGGCTAGATTTAATAAAGTATCTGAAGCTAATCCAAGTTATATTGCTCCTGAAGCAGAAACAGGAGGAGTAGTAGCTAACTGGTTTGACATGCCTGAATTAGATTTAGAGAGTGTTAAAATAGAAGAACTTGAAATTACTGACGATGTTTATTCAACACGTTGTTCATTAAAAGATATTCTTGAAAATGAAGAAGGTAAAGCAGTGCTTACTAAATATTTAGGTGATTTTGCAGAAAACCCTGGTATTGGAATGGCACTAGGAATGAAAATTGATGTATTAGCTACAATGGCGGAAGATGTATTTAATGAAAAAATGTTGTATACACTTAATAAAGAATTAACAAAAATTAAAAAATCATAA
- a CDS encoding beta-glucuronidase — protein sequence MLYPVLNSARTLIDLSGIWDFKLDDGTGMKSEWFNKKLENPMTMAVPASYNDQKEGVDFRDHYGYVFYQHELSIPNVIINERIVLRFGAVTHFAKVYLNGKLVCEHKGGFLPFEVEINDFVSKGYNLLTVAVDNKVDLSTLPVGSETSGNMLGGGMLPNIEGVTVKKENAPNFDFFNYAGITRPVKVYTTPKSYIKDVTINPTVNGKNANIEYSVDVVGNHEVSITIYDENQNEVAKAIGQNGNVVIENVTLWKPLNAYLYTAKIAFGEDSYELPFGVRTVEVKGTQFLINGEPFYFKGFGKHEDSNFHGRGLDEVLNVKDLALMKWMGANSFRTSHYPYSEEMMRLCDKEGIVVIDETPAVGVNMNFGATKGPTPVDSFKVLRTHEHHRDVISDMISRDKNHACVVMWSIANESDTTTFPDSSYDYYKPLYDLAHECDPQNRPVTIVGLQNEYRKDKTIPMTDVICLNRYYGWYIYGGDLNAAKQALSIELDYWKTIGKPVMFTEYGADTVAGLHLTTPTMFTEEYQVDFLKANHEVFDRNDFFIGEQVWNFADFATIQGIMRADGNKKGIFTRDRKPKFAAHYLHDRWLAIPDFGYKVKLDSDGV from the coding sequence ATGTTATATCCCGTATTAAATTCAGCTAGAACACTTATAGATTTATCTGGTATTTGGGATTTTAAATTAGATGATGGAACTGGTATGAAAAGTGAATGGTTTAATAAGAAATTAGAAAATCCTATGACAATGGCAGTACCAGCATCTTATAATGACCAAAAGGAAGGCGTTGATTTTAGAGATCATTATGGATATGTTTTCTATCAACATGAATTATCAATTCCGAATGTTATTATTAATGAAAGAATTGTTCTTAGATTTGGAGCAGTTACACATTTTGCAAAGGTTTATTTAAATGGAAAACTTGTTTGTGAGCATAAAGGCGGATTTTTACCATTTGAAGTAGAAATAAATGATTTTGTAAGTAAAGGATATAATCTTTTAACAGTTGCAGTAGATAATAAAGTTGATCTTAGTACATTGCCTGTAGGTAGTGAAACATCTGGAAATATGTTGGGTGGCGGAATGCTTCCAAACATTGAGGGTGTTACGGTTAAAAAGGAAAATGCACCAAACTTCGATTTCTTTAATTATGCTGGAATTACTCGTCCTGTTAAAGTATATACAACACCTAAAAGTTATATTAAGGATGTTACTATAAATCCAACAGTAAATGGAAAAAATGCTAATATTGAATATTCTGTTGATGTTGTAGGAAACCACGAAGTTAGTATTACAATATATGATGAAAATCAAAATGAAGTTGCAAAAGCAATTGGTCAAAATGGAAATGTAGTTATTGAAAATGTAACACTTTGGAAACCGCTTAATGCATATTTATATACTGCAAAAATCGCATTTGGAGAGGACAGTTATGAATTACCATTTGGTGTAAGAACAGTAGAAGTAAAAGGAACACAATTTTTAATAAATGGAGAACCTTTTTATTTCAAAGGTTTTGGTAAACACGAAGATTCTAATTTCCATGGAAGAGGACTTGATGAAGTTCTAAATGTTAAAGATTTAGCATTAATGAAATGGATGGGAGCAAATTCATTCCGTACAAGTCATTATCCATACTCAGAAGAAATGATGAGACTTTGTGATAAAGAAGGTATAGTTGTCATTGATGAAACTCCAGCAGTTGGAGTAAATATGAATTTTGGAGCAACTAAAGGACCGACTCCTGTAGATTCATTTAAGGTACTTCGTACACATGAACATCATCGTGATGTAATTTCTGATATGATATCTAGAGATAAAAATCATGCTTGTGTTGTAATGTGGTCTATTGCAAATGAATCAGATACAACTACTTTCCCAGACAGTTCATATGATTATTATAAACCGTTATATGATTTAGCACATGAATGTGATCCTCAAAACCGCCCTGTTACAATTGTTGGATTGCAAAATGAGTATAGAAAAGATAAAACAATACCAATGACTGATGTAATTTGTTTAAATAGATACTATGGTTGGTATATATATGGTGGAGATTTAAATGCTGCAAAACAAGCATTAAGTATTGAATTAGACTATTGGAAGACAATAGGGAAACCTGTAATGTTTACTGAATATGGTGCAGATACTGTAGCTGGATTACATCTTACAACTCCTACTATGTTTACAGAAGAATATCAAGTAGATTTCCTAAAAGCAAATCATGAAGTATTTGATAGAAATGATTTCTTTATAGGAGAACAAGTTTGGAATTTTGCAGATTTTGCAACTATACAAGGCATCATGAGAGCCGATGGAAACAAAAAAGGAATATTTACACGTGATCGTAAACCTAAATTTGCAGCACATTATTTACATGATCGTTGGTTAGCTATTCCTGACTTTGGATATAAAGTGAAACTTGATTCAGATGGAGTTTAA
- a CDS encoding S-ribosylhomocysteine lyase: protein MDKIQSFTINHLELLPGVYVSRKDKFGEVVLTTFDIRMTRPNYEPVMNTAEIHAFEHLAATFLRNNKDYGEKTVYFGPMGCRTGFYLILSGDYESKDIINLLTELYEFISSYCGDIPGASARDCGNYLDMNLPMAKYIANKFLNEVLLHITDKNLIYPD from the coding sequence GTGGATAAAATTCAAAGTTTTACAATTAATCATTTGGAATTACTTCCAGGTGTTTACGTTTCAAGAAAAGATAAGTTTGGAGAAGTAGTTCTTACAACCTTTGATATTAGAATGACTAGACCAAATTATGAACCTGTTATGAATACTGCAGAAATTCATGCATTCGAACATTTAGCTGCGACATTTTTAAGAAATAATAAAGACTATGGAGAAAAGACTGTTTATTTTGGACCTATGGGCTGCAGAACTGGTTTTTATTTAATCTTAAGTGGTGATTATGAATCGAAGGATATAATTAATCTTCTTACAGAACTATATGAATTTATTTCAAGCTACTGTGGAGATATCCCTGGTGCATCTGCTAGAGATTGTGGAAATTATTTAGATATGAATCTGCCTATGGCAAAATATATAGCAAATAAATTTCTTAATGAAGTTTTGTTACATATAACTGATAAAAACTTAATCTATCCAGATTAA
- a CDS encoding HIT family protein gives MNNKINCLYCDKDEKLDNLMIEVCKLNVSTLFLFKEQSYKGRCVVAYNKHVNELFELEDKELELFMKDVTRAASAIKKTFSPDKVNYGAYSDTLQHLHFHLAPKYKDGYSWGGVFEMNPQKTYLSDEEYTERINLIKENL, from the coding sequence ATGAATAATAAAATTAATTGTCTTTACTGTGATAAGGATGAAAAACTTGATAACTTAATGATTGAAGTATGTAAACTTAATGTATCTACTCTTTTTTTGTTCAAGGAACAAAGCTACAAAGGAAGATGCGTAGTTGCTTATAACAAGCATGTAAATGAATTATTTGAGCTAGAAGATAAAGAACTAGAATTATTTATGAAAGATGTTACTAGAGCTGCTTCTGCAATTAAAAAGACTTTTTCACCTGATAAAGTAAATTATGGAGCATATTCAGATACACTTCAACATCTTCATTTCCATTTAGCTCCTAAGTATAAGGATGGATATTCATGGGGTGGAGTATTTGAAATGAATCCTCAAAAGACATATTTAAGCGATGAAGAATATACTGAAAGAATTAATCTAATAAAAGAAAATTTATAA
- a CDS encoding MFS transporter translates to MSNKAKKITVARGVGYGLVDLMGGGAFTIIGAFLLFFYTTFAGLSPIEGASIIAIARIVDAVASLFIGSISDNFYKTKLGKMFGRRRFFLLIGAPLMAVYVLLWTTGRSYTFYLLTYLAFEIIAAMILIPWETLPSEMTKDFNERTKLSASRMFISATGTFLATFVPGRLIKYFGDQNPEAYFINGLFFAIIYAICIFISYKCTWERELTPEMQAELLKGSEKKSIGEQLKGMVTVLGDYISTFKVRAFRQHLAIYILSFTAKDLFNSVFIYFCVYALVVPSTLAASILSLSLIGIPTTIIGGFLMIKVGPGNIFKLSYTTMIICLLGFYSVYKMGLGSNTVLLFVIGAVYQIGRSLLEFTPWNVFPFIPDVDEMITRQRREGLFAAVMTFTRKSSVAIATFAVGVILQNGGFVKGQATQPESVITTIANILLYGCIGLLLLALIFAITFKLNKRTHGILVDEVDRLKDGGSKADVTPETRAIVENLTGYKYEDVWKDATV, encoded by the coding sequence ATGTCGAATAAAGCAAAAAAAATTACTGTAGCTAGAGGCGTTGGTTATGGATTAGTTGATTTAATGGGAGGTGGCGCTTTTACCATTATTGGAGCCTTCTTATTATTCTTCTATACAACATTTGCAGGGTTATCACCAATTGAAGGTGCATCTATTATTGCCATTGCTCGTATTGTGGATGCAGTTGCCAGCTTATTTATAGGAAGTATATCAGATAACTTTTATAAAACTAAATTAGGAAAAATGTTTGGAAGACGTCGTTTCTTCTTATTAATCGGAGCACCTTTAATGGCAGTCTACGTGCTATTATGGACAACAGGAAGAAGTTATACGTTCTATCTATTAACTTATTTAGCATTTGAAATAATTGCTGCCATGATATTAATTCCATGGGAGACACTACCATCTGAAATGACAAAAGATTTTAATGAGAGAACTAAATTATCTGCATCTAGAATGTTTATTTCTGCAACAGGTACATTCTTAGCTACTTTTGTTCCTGGAAGATTAATTAAATACTTTGGTGATCAAAATCCAGAAGCATACTTTATTAACGGACTATTCTTTGCTATTATATATGCAATTTGTATATTTATATCATATAAATGTACTTGGGAAAGAGAACTTACACCTGAAATGCAAGCAGAATTATTAAAGGGTTCTGAAAAGAAAAGTATTGGTGAACAATTAAAAGGTATGGTTACAGTATTAGGTGATTATATATCTACATTTAAGGTTAGAGCCTTTAGACAACATTTAGCAATTTACATATTATCATTTACTGCTAAAGATTTATTTAACTCTGTATTTATATATTTCTGTGTTTATGCTTTAGTAGTTCCATCTACTCTTGCAGCTAGTATACTTTCACTTAGTCTTATTGGTATACCTACAACTATTATAGGTGGATTCTTAATGATTAAGGTTGGACCTGGTAACATATTTAAATTATCGTATACAACTATGATTATTTGTTTATTAGGATTCTACAGTGTTTATAAAATGGGATTAGGATCAAACACTGTACTATTATTTGTAATTGGTGCTGTATATCAAATAGGTAGAAGTTTATTAGAATTCACTCCATGGAATGTATTCCCATTCATACCAGACGTTGATGAAATGATTACAAGACAAAGAAGAGAAGGACTTTTTGCAGCAGTTATGACTTTCACAAGAAAGAGTAGTGTAGCAATAGCTACATTTGCTGTCGGTGTTATATTACAAAATGGTGGATTTGTTAAAGGACAAGCAACTCAACCAGAATCAGTAATCACAACTATTGCAAATATCTTACTTTATGGATGCATAGGATTGCTTTTATTAGCGCTAATTTTTGCTATAACTTTCAAACTTAATAAAAGAACTCATGGTATATTAGTAGATGAAGTTGACCGTTTAAAAGATGGTGGTTCAAAAGCTGATGTTACTCCAGAAACAAGAGCAATTGTTGAAAATCTTACTGGATATAAATATGAAGATGTTTGGAAAGACGCTACAGTATAA
- a CDS encoding DDE transposase — protein sequence MRRITMFCKNDLQQTSLFEPINQMPKYLQDILNKSWAKAFKDHIFPRINEERFSVLYSNKASRPNSPINVILGLLIIKEIFQQTDEELIGSIHFDVRYQYALNTTNYETQPVSINTLTNFRNRLVEYEASTNEDLIKAEVEALSESIAKYLSVDNKKVRVDSLMVSSSCKKLSRIELVYSINSRLIKALNIINPPIISDELKPYLEKGHKNDTIYRTQDLKADSKLSILIEHSKILYNIALKAGDIVTSTEEFQLLNRVIQDQTTEDAAKNLVIKDSKDITSTSLQNPTDKDATYRKKYGGNVGYVVNIQESFNDKNSVITGYDLKQNIHSDSKFADDVIANLASQNKNSNCKLLVDGAYYEQEKAKNALKQGIEMIPSQLVGRKVSTDKLSYSKFIVDDEKNVISCCPNGVEPVESYYSSKSYTAKFDSSTCEKCPLNSQCPKKISKKFNTIRVSEKAYNTATQREKMHESEYIKLANKRAGIEGIPSVLRRRYKIDTMPIRGLLRSKLWVGFKIAAYNFKKLLKQFLESGIECFLNIIACIVAVIINCFKLYFLEFEAKLSN from the coding sequence ATGAGGAGAATTACTATGTTTTGCAAAAATGACCTTCAACAAACTTCATTATTTGAACCAATCAACCAAATGCCAAAATACCTTCAAGATATTTTAAATAAAAGTTGGGCTAAGGCATTTAAGGATCATATTTTTCCGCGAATAAATGAGGAGCGTTTTTCGGTTTTATATAGCAATAAAGCCTCAAGGCCTAATTCACCTATTAATGTTATTCTTGGCTTACTAATTATAAAAGAAATATTTCAGCAGACTGATGAAGAGCTTATCGGCTCTATTCATTTCGATGTAAGATATCAATATGCTTTAAATACAACTAATTATGAAACACAACCAGTATCTATAAATACTCTAACAAATTTTAGAAACAGACTTGTTGAATATGAAGCGTCAACTAATGAAGACTTAATAAAAGCTGAAGTTGAAGCTTTATCCGAAAGCATTGCTAAGTATTTATCTGTTGATAATAAAAAAGTTAGAGTGGATTCGTTAATGGTTAGTTCATCATGCAAAAAATTAAGTAGAATTGAGCTAGTATATTCTATAAATAGCAGACTTATTAAAGCTCTAAATATAATAAATCCACCTATTATAAGTGATGAACTAAAACCGTACCTTGAAAAGGGGCATAAAAATGACACTATATATAGAACTCAAGATTTAAAGGCTGATTCAAAACTTTCAATTTTAATCGAACATTCTAAAATTCTATACAATATCGCTCTGAAAGCTGGAGATATAGTTACTTCAACAGAAGAGTTTCAACTTTTAAATAGAGTTATTCAGGACCAAACTACAGAAGATGCTGCAAAAAATTTAGTTATTAAAGATTCAAAAGATATAACTTCAACTAGTTTACAAAATCCAACTGACAAAGATGCAACCTACAGAAAAAAATATGGTGGTAACGTTGGTTATGTTGTTAATATACAAGAATCATTTAATGATAAAAACAGTGTTATAACAGGCTATGACCTTAAGCAAAATATTCACAGCGATTCAAAATTTGCTGATGATGTTATTGCTAATTTAGCTTCACAAAATAAAAATTCAAACTGTAAACTACTAGTTGATGGTGCTTACTATGAACAAGAAAAAGCCAAAAATGCTTTAAAACAAGGAATTGAAATGATTCCAAGTCAACTAGTTGGCAGAAAAGTATCTACTGATAAACTGAGTTATTCAAAATTCATTGTAGATGACGAAAAAAATGTAATAAGTTGTTGTCCTAACGGAGTCGAACCTGTAGAGTCTTATTATAGTTCAAAATCTTATACAGCCAAATTTGACTCCAGTACATGTGAAAAATGTCCTTTAAATTCACAATGTCCAAAGAAAATATCAAAGAAATTTAATACCATAAGAGTTAGCGAAAAAGCTTATAATACAGCTACTCAAAGAGAAAAAATGCACGAGAGTGAGTATATAAAGCTTGCAAATAAAAGGGCTGGTATAGAAGGTATTCCTTCTGTTTTGAGGAGAAGATATAAAATTGATACCATGCCTATCCGGGGATTATTGCGCTCAAAATTATGGGTTGGATTTAAAATCGCAGCCTATAACTTCAAGAAACTGTTAAAACAGTTTCTTGAAAGTGGCATAGAGTGTTTTCTCAATATAATTGCATGTATAGTTGCTGTAATAATTAACTGTTTTAAATTATATTTTTTAGAATTTGAAGCAAAGCTGTCAAACTAA
- a CDS encoding glucuronate isomerase gives MKNFMDENFLLSNSTAVELYHSYAKDMPIIDYHCHIDPKEIYENKKFNNITEAWLYGDHYKWRGMRSNGIEEKFITGDASDYEKFMAWSETIPMAIGNPLYHWTHLELQRFFGIYEPLDEDTAPLIWDKANKLLSGEGFRVRDLITKSNVDFLCTTDDPIDTLEYHIKLKEDESFNVKVLPTFRPDKGIEINADGFVSWVKSLEQISQINITDYDKFLQALESRVRFFHSVGCRISDHGLDGTVVYAETSKEEATAIFTKALQGKSVSIEEEKKYKTYTIAFVAKLYHELGWTMQLHIAALRSNNTRMLEKIGPNTGFDSINDDSMAYPLSRLLDLLDKENSLPKTILYTLNPKDNYVLGSMLGNFQGDGIPGKIQFGSAWWFNDNKDGMIEQMKALSNLGLLSRFVGMLTDSRSFLSYTRHEYFRRIVCNLIGEWVENGEVPRNMKLLKKVVEGICYNNAKEYFGI, from the coding sequence TTGAAAAATTTTATGGATGAGAATTTTTTATTAAGTAATAGTACAGCTGTAGAATTATATCATAGCTATGCAAAGGATATGCCTATTATTGATTATCACTGTCATATAGATCCAAAGGAAATATATGAAAATAAAAAGTTTAATAATATAACTGAAGCATGGTTATATGGAGATCACTATAAGTGGAGAGGCATGAGAAGTAATGGAATAGAAGAGAAATTCATTACAGGAGATGCAAGCGATTATGAAAAATTTATGGCTTGGTCGGAAACAATACCTATGGCTATAGGAAATCCTCTTTATCATTGGACTCACTTAGAACTTCAAAGATTTTTTGGAATATATGAACCTTTAGACGAAGATACTGCTCCATTAATTTGGGATAAGGCCAACAAATTACTTAGTGGAGAAGGATTTAGAGTAAGAGATTTAATTACAAAGTCAAATGTTGATTTTCTATGCACAACAGATGATCCTATTGATACATTAGAATATCATATAAAACTTAAAGAAGATGAGAGCTTTAATGTAAAAGTTTTACCAACATTTAGACCTGATAAAGGAATTGAAATAAATGCAGATGGATTTGTTTCATGGGTAAAAAGTTTAGAACAAATATCTCAAATAAATATTACTGATTATGATAAATTTTTACAAGCACTTGAATCAAGAGTAAGATTTTTCCACTCAGTTGGGTGTAGAATATCAGATCATGGTTTAGACGGAACAGTAGTATATGCAGAAACTTCAAAAGAAGAAGCAACAGCTATATTTACAAAAGCGTTACAAGGTAAATCTGTAAGTATAGAAGAGGAAAAGAAATATAAGACTTATACAATAGCATTTGTAGCTAAACTTTATCATGAATTAGGATGGACAATGCAACTTCATATTGCAGCTCTTAGAAGTAATAATACAAGAATGCTAGAAAAAATAGGACCTAATACTGGATTTGATTCTATAAATGATGACAGTATGGCTTACCCTCTTTCTAGACTTTTAGATTTATTAGATAAAGAGAATTCTCTTCCAAAAACTATTTTATATACATTAAATCCAAAGGATAACTATGTTCTTGGATCTATGCTAGGAAACTTCCAAGGAGATGGAATTCCAGGTAAAATACAGTTTGGTTCAGCTTGGTGGTTTAATGATAATAAAGATGGAATGATTGAACAAATGAAAGCATTATCTAACCTTGGATTATTAAGTCGTTTTGTTGGAATGCTAACTGATTCTAGAAGCTTTTTATCATATACAAGACATGAATACTTTAGACGAATAGTATGTAATTTAATTGGAGAATGGGTTGAAAATGGTGAAGTACCAAGAAACATGAAATTACTGAAAAAAGTTGTTGAAGGTATATGTTATAACAATGCGAAGGAATACTTCGGAATTTAA